In Methanobacterium paludis, the following proteins share a genomic window:
- a CDS encoding ABC transporter ATP-binding protein, which yields MNDENIIEMSGVKRGYDNGGIRALDGINLEIKKGEFISVMGPSGSGKSTLLNMIGALDHADEGSIKVAGHDLMKNKDFSRIRSQEIGFIFQFHNLIPNLTSLENVQIPMLGTPLDDEKMVQRALDLLKSLNLGNKLNQFPTRLSGGERQRVAIARALANHPSIILADEPTGSLDSKTGEVILELLKDIHRKEGVTIVMVTHDLNVAKIADRIIRVSDGKVE from the coding sequence ATGAATGATGAGAACATAATTGAAATGAGCGGTGTCAAAAGGGGATATGATAATGGCGGAATAAGGGCACTGGATGGTATAAACCTTGAAATAAAAAAAGGAGAGTTTATTTCTGTTATGGGACCTTCAGGGTCCGGGAAATCAACCCTTCTTAATATGATAGGGGCTCTTGATCATGCTGATGAAGGTTCCATCAAAGTAGCCGGACATGATCTGATGAAGAACAAAGATTTTAGTCGGATCAGGTCCCAGGAGATAGGTTTCATATTCCAGTTCCACAACCTGATACCCAACCTTACTTCACTTGAAAATGTGCAGATCCCCATGTTAGGAACGCCTCTTGATGATGAAAAAATGGTTCAAAGAGCATTGGACCTTCTGAAATCACTTAATTTAGGAAACAAATTGAATCAATTTCCAACCAGACTTTCAGGTGGTGAAAGACAGAGGGTGGCCATTGCCAGAGCACTGGCCAATCACCCTTCCATAATACTTGCAGATGAACCTACAGGATCTTTGGATTCAAAAACAGGAGAAGTGATCCTCGAACTTTTAAAGGACATACACAGGAAGGAAGGGGTAACCATTGTAATGGTAACACACGATCTTAATGTGGCAAAAATTGCTGATAGAATCATCAGAGTTTCTGATGGAAAGGTAGAATAA
- a CDS encoding threonine/serine exporter family protein, with the protein MQTPDKITQKTGSQTSLLEFLMALGKALISAGISVVDITSILERIACAYKVKAEVLIFPTVLLVKLGETESAPLSASNQKPGLIPLNQVSEIYKLIYQAENAEISPEDGKKRLKQILTEKHRFGSIGTIIGYTLFSIGIGMLMRFSPEQILVSGAFGVIVAFLILFGENQTKVSLLLPVIAALIVSSLFFLGMKEGFLTGTFIMLIPALAYFLPGAILTTGMFELASGEIISGASRVISGAAILLLLLFGLIVGLEIAGLPLQQLMFISPSNTSIWWIPYIGVLVFGVGMYLFMSIERRDMPWIILILYIAFMGEQVGNHFVGGFFGGFLGSLLMAVSGTLTERYDHGTPGFISILPAFWILVPGSLGFISLASLVGQNYPAAINNALLVTMTIVAISLGLLVGRVLTEPLKVEK; encoded by the coding sequence ATGCAAACCCCTGATAAAATTACACAAAAAACTGGGTCCCAGACCAGTCTTCTTGAATTTTTGATGGCTCTTGGAAAGGCCTTGATTTCAGCTGGTATTTCAGTGGTGGATATAACCTCAATTTTAGAACGTATTGCCTGCGCATACAAAGTAAAAGCTGAAGTACTGATTTTTCCCACCGTACTGCTTGTAAAGCTTGGTGAAACTGAATCCGCACCTCTAAGCGCAAGCAATCAGAAACCTGGTTTAATACCTTTAAATCAAGTTTCAGAGATCTACAAATTAATTTATCAAGCTGAAAATGCGGAAATTTCTCCGGAAGATGGTAAAAAACGTTTGAAGCAGATATTAACTGAAAAACATCGTTTCGGCTCCATTGGAACAATAATCGGTTACACATTGTTTTCAATAGGTATTGGGATGTTGATGCGGTTTTCACCAGAACAAATCCTAGTTTCAGGTGCTTTCGGAGTTATAGTGGCATTTTTAATTTTATTTGGTGAGAACCAGACCAAAGTCTCACTTTTACTCCCTGTAATTGCTGCTCTCATTGTTTCTTCATTGTTCTTCTTGGGTATGAAAGAGGGATTTCTGACCGGTACATTTATTATGTTAATTCCTGCACTCGCCTACTTCCTGCCTGGAGCTATCCTCACAACTGGAATGTTTGAACTGGCATCTGGTGAGATTATCTCCGGTGCAAGCAGGGTTATCTCAGGTGCTGCAATCCTCCTTTTACTACTTTTTGGATTGATTGTTGGACTTGAAATAGCTGGACTTCCTCTGCAGCAGCTCATGTTCATTAGCCCATCCAATACCTCCATTTGGTGGATTCCTTACATTGGAGTTTTAGTTTTTGGGGTTGGAATGTACCTTTTCATGTCTATAGAAAGAAGAGATATGCCATGGATCATTTTAATCCTTTATATAGCTTTTATGGGGGAACAAGTTGGTAATCACTTTGTAGGAGGATTTTTTGGAGGTTTTCTGGGTTCGCTGCTTATGGCTGTGAGCGGAACATTAACCGAGAGATATGACCATGGAACTCCAGGTTTCATTTCTATATTACCTGCTTTTTGGATACTGGTTCCCGGTTCTCTGGGTTTTATAAGTCTGGCCAGTCTTGTGGGACAAAACTACCCGGCAGCAATTAACAATGCTTTACTTGTTACAATGACCATTGTGGCAATTTCACTGGGATTGCTGGTGGGTAGAGTTCTTACTGAGCCTTTAAAAGTAGAAAAATAA
- a CDS encoding class I SAM-dependent methyltransferase, producing the protein MKFEEPGSTEVFFTVAVCYSIGSPFYKNYAKSLNLNGNEKILDYGSGSGALSRHVAQILLKGEGHLTCVDISRKWMNIIKKTMNKYPNVNFKFGKIDNVDIPDESYDAIIIHYVLHDIESDLRGDILKVLIQKLKDGGKIYIREPIADNHGMSTSEIKKLMQKAGLKEINLKINKIRFMGQITEAIFQK; encoded by the coding sequence ATGAAATTTGAAGAACCCGGTTCAACAGAAGTATTTTTCACAGTTGCAGTATGCTACTCAATTGGTAGTCCTTTTTACAAAAACTATGCAAAAAGCCTTAATCTGAATGGAAATGAGAAAATTTTGGATTATGGCTCAGGGTCAGGTGCTCTTTCAAGACATGTGGCTCAAATTCTTTTAAAAGGAGAAGGTCATTTAACATGTGTTGATATATCCCGAAAATGGATGAATATTATCAAAAAAACGATGAATAAATATCCTAACGTAAATTTTAAATTTGGAAAAATTGATAATGTGGATATTCCAGATGAGTCTTATGATGCGATTATAATTCATTACGTACTGCATGATATAGAGTCTGATTTAAGGGGAGATATATTAAAAGTTCTTATTCAAAAATTAAAAGATGGAGGAAAAATTTATATCCGAGAGCCAATTGCAGATAATCATGGCATGTCTACAAGTGAAATTAAGAAATTAATGCAAAAAGCAGGATTAAAGGAAATTAATCTCAAAATAAATAAGATAAGATTTATGGGTCAGATTACAGAGGCAATATTCCAAAAATGA
- a CDS encoding ABC transporter permease: protein MKFINLILKNIFRNKSRTFLALLGISIGIAAIVGLGLVSDGLTASTEKTLTAGAADFTLTSASSTGGSGGQGGPDSAMMSQNSSSGGTINQTRVEDVLKITGVEDAVGALQSSFTINGSQMPVNAIGIDGSKLSLADAVITNGSTYSTGNEVIIGTTASKTMNKTVGDTLSISNQTFKIVGIYETGNFMEDGGVFMSLSSLQNITNSTGTVSSIMVKANNTQDSDNLINKIEAAYPDLSNTKSMASMGRMNNGLETISTGAWAISLLAVLISGVIVLIIMIKSVVERTREIGVLKSVGWTNKRVMTMILGESVIITVMASIVGLIIGVGAVELLSISNLIPNIQLAFSAELFLKAIGVALLLGILGGLYPAYRASKLSPTEALRYE, encoded by the coding sequence ATGAAGTTCATAAACTTAATTCTAAAAAACATATTCCGAAATAAATCAAGGACATTCCTGGCTCTACTGGGGATCTCCATAGGGATCGCTGCGATAGTGGGGTTGGGTCTGGTAAGTGATGGTCTGACAGCATCCACCGAAAAAACCCTTACGGCCGGAGCGGCTGATTTTACACTAACTTCAGCGAGTTCTACAGGAGGTTCGGGAGGGCAAGGTGGTCCTGATTCAGCTATGATGAGTCAAAATTCCAGTAGTGGAGGAACCATAAATCAAACGCGTGTTGAAGATGTCCTGAAAATAACAGGTGTTGAAGATGCAGTAGGAGCTTTACAAAGCAGTTTCACCATTAATGGTTCTCAGATGCCAGTTAATGCAATAGGAATTGATGGAAGCAAACTATCACTTGCCGACGCGGTAATTACTAACGGTTCCACATATTCTACTGGAAATGAGGTAATAATTGGTACAACTGCTTCTAAAACCATGAACAAAACAGTGGGGGATACACTCAGCATATCCAATCAAACCTTTAAAATTGTGGGTATCTATGAAACAGGTAATTTCATGGAGGATGGTGGCGTATTCATGTCACTAAGTTCCCTTCAAAACATTACCAACAGCACTGGAACAGTATCTTCAATCATGGTTAAAGCTAACAACACCCAAGACTCAGACAATCTAATTAACAAGATAGAAGCGGCTTATCCTGATTTATCAAACACAAAATCCATGGCATCGATGGGTAGAATGAACAACGGACTTGAAACCATAAGCACCGGAGCATGGGCAATTTCACTCCTGGCGGTACTTATAAGTGGGGTAATCGTTCTGATTATCATGATAAAATCCGTAGTTGAAAGAACCAGAGAAATAGGAGTTCTCAAATCTGTTGGATGGACCAATAAAAGAGTCATGACTATGATACTGGGAGAATCTGTTATTATCACGGTAATGGCATCCATAGTAGGGCTTATTATTGGTGTAGGTGCTGTTGAGCTTCTAAGTATTTCCAATCTCATACCCAACATTCAACTTGCATTCTCAGCTGAACTCTTCTTAAAAGCAATTGGAGTGGCATTACTACTCGGAATTTTAGGAGGATTATACCCAGCGTACAGAGCTTCTAAATTATCACCAACGGAGGCGTTGCGCTATGAATGA